GTTGCCGTCTTGCCGTCTTTCGGTGGATTCGGGCGTACCGGCGCGACCATCAGCGCGGCAGGCGGTGTCGGCATGACCACCTTTTCGACAACCTTAATTTCCGTAGCCGAGGGCGCGGTTGTAGAGCTGCAGGCCGTGATGACCAAAGCCGTCAATACAATTACCGCTTGCATTATGCCGGTGAAAAAGCATCACAGAAGAAGGCATCTTCCGATAAAGCACATTTTTGAGTCAGTAAACTTTGCGCACTCTCGGTCATGGCCGGTGACCCGCAAGCATAAACTTCATATTGGCTTAAATCAGAATAATTTTGTGCGGCAACGTTTTGCACGTATCCATTCTCCCCTTTCCAATCGGAATCAGGCTTAGAAAGAACAGGCGAGAATTTTGCATTTTTCAGACGGCCTATTAATGCTTCTGCTTCTTCCAATGCGTACAAATCCTCCTGCCGACGTGCTCCCCAGTAAAAATGAACCTGACGCTCACTATTCTGATGAATCAAATCAAGCAAAATACTGCGGATAGGTGCGTAACCTGTACCCGTTGCCAACAAAATAATCGGTTTACTGCTGTCCTCTTGCAAAGTAAACGTACCCAATGGGCCTTTAACGCGGACAATGCCTTTTTCTTTGATTTTAGGCTCTGCACCAAAAATCATTTCCGAACATACGCCATTTTCACGTTTACGAATATGCAACTCCAAAACGCCTTCTTGGTCAGGTGAATTGGCGATTGAATAGCTGCGGCTGATATTACCGGGAAGCAGCAAATCAATATATTGCCCGGCATAAAATGCAAATGACGGCGCTTTAGGCAAAGCTAATCTTAACAAAGCAACATCATGTTTGATTTCAATCGTTTCGATGCGTACAGGCAAAGTGCGCACCGGCAAAGCATTCGGATTAAACCCCGGCACATTGATTTTCAGATCGCTCTTCGCAGTAGTACAGCACAATAGCACTTTACCCTGCGCTTTTTCTTCTGCGCTGATGGCTTTATCGATATGATCGCCCATTTCAAATTCGCCACTCATCAACTCGGCTTTACATTGTCCGCAAGCGCCACTTTTACAAGAATGAGGTAGATTTAAATTCTGACGGGTCGCGGCAGCAAGAACGGTTTCATCCTCGTTTGCCGTAAATGTGATTTGATCTGATAAGGTAATAGTATGTGTCATGGTATTTAGAATAATTTTAGAATTAAAAATAAAGGCCGTCTGAAAAACATTTAAACCCTGTTTTCAGACGGCCTGCCCTATCTATCAAGCTAATTTGGCTTTAATCAGCTCTTGAACTTGAGCCGGATTGGCCTTGCCTTTACTTGCTTTCATCACTTGGCCGACAATCGCATTCAGGGCTTTCTCATTACCGGAACGAAATTGCTCAATGGCTTTCGCATTGTTTGCCAACACTTCATCTACCATCGCTTCAATTGCACCAGTGTCAGTAATTTGTTGCAAACCATGTTTCTCGATGATCTCAGCAATACCTGCTTCAGGCTCTGCCCACATTGCTTCAAAAGCTTTTTTCGCCAGTTTGCTGCTTAATGTTCCATCTGCAACTTTAGCAACCAACTCAGCAAGACGTGGAGCTGTAATCGGGCTTTCAGTCAGTTCCAAACCTTCTTTGTTCAAGGTAGCGGCAAGCTCGCCGTTCATCCAGTTTGCCGTCAATTTACCTTGGCCACAGGCTTTGGCCGCTTCTTCAAAATAGGCGGCTTGAGCGCGGCTGGCAGTCAATAGACGTGCATCATAGTCAGACACGCCGTAATCAGCAACAAAACGCGCCGCCATTTCATGCGGCAATTCAGGCATTTCGTCCTTGGCTTTTTGCAACTGGCCGTCTGAAATAATGACCGGCAGCAAATCTGGATCCGGGAAATAGCGGTAATCGTGTGCATCTTCTTTCAAACGCATCACGCGGGTTTCGCCTTTTTCAGGGTCAAACAGCATGGTTGCCTGCTGTACTTTACCGCCGTCTTCCAAGATTTCAATTTGCGCTTCCACTTCATAATTGATGGCTTGCTCCAAGAAGCGGAAAGAGTTGAGGTTTTTGATTTCACGGCGTGTACCGAACTCTGCCTGACCTTTTGGACGTACAGAAACGTTGGCATCGACACGGAACGAGCCTTCCGCCATATTACCGTCGCAAATATCCAGCCAAGTTACCAAACCGTGCAACGCTTTAGCGTATGCCACGGCTTCGGCTGCGGAACGCATTTCAGGCTCGGAGACAACTTCCAACAAAGGCGTACCGGCACGGTTCAAGTCGATACCGGTTGCACCGTTCAAACCTTCATGTACGGATTTACCCGCATCTTCTTCCATGTGCGCACGGGTAACATTGATGGTTTTAACCTCATCGCCCACTACGATTTCCAGTTTGCCATGTTCCACAATCGGCAAATCCAACTGACTGATTTGATAGCCTTTTGGCAAATCAGGATAAAAATAGTTTTTACGGTCGAACACGTTTTTCTGATTGATTTTCGCATCCAAAGCCAAACCGAGTTTGATGGCTTTTTCGACGACTTCGCGGTTCATTACCGGCAATACGCCCGGCAACGCACACTCAACCACGCTGGCGTGGGCATTAGGTTCGGCACCGAATGCAGTGGATGCGCCGCTGAAGATTTTGGATTGGGTGTTGAGTTGGACGTGGATTTCCAGTCCGATTACGGTTTCCCAAGTCATAAGGGTCTTTCTGTCGAAAAAAAGTTAATCGGTTAAATGAGTGATTCGTTTTTCAGACGGCCTGAATAAAAACCATAACAGGCCGTCTGTAAGATAAGTTTATTTCCTGCGGCGTTGGAAACCGGGCAATTGCCAATGGAAACGGTATGCAGTCAGGCGAAACAACAATCCGCCAGCAAAGAGCAGGTTTAACGTAAAAATATTAATCCAGCCCAAATGCCCAAGCAGATAAATCAGCCCTCCAATCAAAATGGCCACACTGCCGTAAAGGTCGGTACGCAAAATCATCGGCACATCATTGACCAAAATATCGCGCGCAATACCGCCACCAACGGCAGTCACAAAAGCCAAAG
Above is a genomic segment from Neisseria subflava containing:
- a CDS encoding FAD-binding oxidoreductase, whose translation is MTHTITLSDQITFTANEDETVLAAATRQNLNLPHSCKSGACGQCKAELMSGEFEMGDHIDKAISAEEKAQGKVLLCCTTAKSDLKINVPGFNPNALPVRTLPVRIETIEIKHDVALLRLALPKAPSFAFYAGQYIDLLLPGNISRSYSIANSPDQEGVLELHIRKRENGVCSEMIFGAEPKIKEKGIVRVKGPLGTFTLQEDSSKPIILLATGTGYAPIRSILLDLIHQNSERQVHFYWGARRQEDLYALEEAEALIGRLKNAKFSPVLSKPDSDWKGENGYVQNVAAQNYSDLSQYEVYACGSPAMTESAQSLLTQKCALSEDAFFCDAFSPA
- the gatB gene encoding Asp-tRNA(Asn)/Glu-tRNA(Gln) amidotransferase subunit GatB is translated as MTWETVIGLEIHVQLNTQSKIFSGASTAFGAEPNAHASVVECALPGVLPVMNREVVEKAIKLGLALDAKINQKNVFDRKNYFYPDLPKGYQISQLDLPIVEHGKLEIVVGDEVKTINVTRAHMEEDAGKSVHEGLNGATGIDLNRAGTPLLEVVSEPEMRSAAEAVAYAKALHGLVTWLDICDGNMAEGSFRVDANVSVRPKGQAEFGTRREIKNLNSFRFLEQAINYEVEAQIEILEDGGKVQQATMLFDPEKGETRVMRLKEDAHDYRYFPDPDLLPVIISDGQLQKAKDEMPELPHEMAARFVADYGVSDYDARLLTASRAQAAYFEEAAKACGQGKLTANWMNGELAATLNKEGLELTESPITAPRLAELVAKVADGTLSSKLAKKAFEAMWAEPEAGIAEIIEKHGLQQITDTGAIEAMVDEVLANNAKAIEQFRSGNEKALNAIVGQVMKASKGKANPAQVQELIKAKLA